Proteins from one Phocoena sinus isolate mPhoSin1 chromosome 8, mPhoSin1.pri, whole genome shotgun sequence genomic window:
- the LOC116758393 gene encoding LOW QUALITY PROTEIN: olfactory receptor 9I1-like (The sequence of the model RefSeq protein was modified relative to this genomic sequence to represent the inferred CDS: deleted 1 base in 1 codon), with protein MAENGTVVTEFILMAPLLWAELQMGLFFVFLVLYLITIGGNLGMIVLIQSDCRLQTSMYFFLSHLSFLDICYSSVIVPQLLETLGTDKMVITFEHCTTQFFFFTLCASTECFLSAVMAYDLYVTVCTPLLYATAMPPQTRLRLVARAYGGAMVNSVIRPGCTFSISFCKSNHMDFFFCDLPPLLKLACSETRPRERVIYLLAFLVITTSVSVIFISYLFIIQAVLKICSAGGKAKPFSTCASHITAVALFLGTLIFIYLKGNMGKSLGEDNIASVFYTVVIPLLNPMVSSLRNKEVKEALKRVLNRVKVSQVE; from the exons ATGGCAGAAAATGGCACTGTGGTGACAGAATTCATTTTGATGGCGCCCCTGCTGTGGGCAGAGCTGCAGATGGGTCTCTTCTTTGTGTTTCTGGTCCTTTATCTCATCACCATAGGAGGTAACCTGGGGATGATAGTGTTGATTCAGAGTGACTGTCGCCTCCAGACCTCCATGTACTTCTTCCTCAGCCACCTTTCCTTCCTGGACATTTGCTACTCTTCTGTTATTGTCCCTCAGTTGCTGGAGACCTTGGGTACTGATAAGATGGTCATCACCTTTGAGCACTGTACCACCCAGTTCTTCTTTTTCACACTCTGTGCTAGTACTGAATGTTTCCTTTCGGCTGTGATGGCCTATGACCTCTATGTGACCGTGTGTACCCCTCTCCTCTATGCCACTGCTATGCCACCTCAGACCCGCCTGCGGCTGGTGGCTAGGGCATATGGTGGTGCCATG GTCAATTCTGTGATCCGCCCTGGGTGTACCTTTTCCATCTCCTTCTGTAAGTCCAACCATatggatttcttcttttgtgacctCCCACCTCTGCTGAAGCTTGCCTGTAGTGAGACCAGACCACGAGAACGGGTGATCTACCTCTTAGCTTTCTTGGTCATTACAACCAGCgtttcagtgatttttatatCCTACCTGTTCATCATTCAGGCTGTTCTGAAGATTTGTTCGGCTGGTGGCAAAGCCAAGCCTTTCTCTACCTGTGCTTCTCACATAACTGCAGTGGCTCTTTTCCTTGGGACACTGATATTCATATACCTGAAGGGTAACATGGGAAAATCCCTTGGAGAGGACAATATTGCATCAGTATTTTACACTGTGGTCATCCCTCTGCTGAACCCAATGGTCTCCAGCCTGAGGAACAAGGAAGTGAAGGAGGCTCTGAAGAGAGTTCTCAACAGGGTGAAGGTTTCCCAAGTAGAGTAA